In the genome of Gammaproteobacteria bacterium, one region contains:
- a CDS encoding peptidylprolyl isomerase gives MKRRFVVPFAAALLLAVPPLHADQVMARVGQYKIYHRQLDDAVHSSVFAPRYFLVGTGEKGQIRGKMLKQMIDDELIYRQALAEGLDKSKAYQKNLKRVKAAGNATNPERRALIETFLTQKRKEWRTNDAMLRAYLMQNPDLGFEADSRRLAQIVVEEASEAKEILRRLEKGEDFADLAHEFSIDPYGRRNGGDMGWIEVGSGMPEIEKALEKTKNGETSGIIKSSDGFHIVQVIDFRKGSKKAFSEIRDRLTEIHQENMMRSYTKSLRKKYPVEWSFRGSR, from the coding sequence ATGAAACGTCGGTTTGTCGTCCCTTTCGCCGCTGCCCTGCTCCTTGCCGTTCCCCCGCTCCACGCGGACCAGGTGATGGCCCGGGTCGGGCAGTACAAGATCTATCATCGGCAGCTTGATGATGCCGTCCACTCCTCCGTGTTCGCGCCGAGGTACTTTCTGGTCGGCACGGGTGAAAAAGGCCAGATTCGCGGCAAGATGCTCAAGCAGATGATCGACGACGAACTGATATATCGCCAGGCGTTGGCCGAGGGGCTGGACAAGTCGAAGGCATACCAGAAGAATCTCAAACGCGTGAAAGCGGCTGGAAACGCGACGAACCCCGAGCGCCGGGCGCTGATCGAAACCTTTTTGACACAGAAGCGCAAGGAATGGCGTACCAACGATGCCATGCTACGTGCCTACCTCATGCAGAATCCGGACCTCGGGTTCGAGGCAGACTCGCGTCGACTGGCCCAGATCGTCGTTGAAGAGGCGTCCGAGGCAAAAGAGATCCTGAGGCGACTGGAAAAGGGAGAGGATTTCGCGGATCTGGCGCACGAGTTCAGCATCGACCCCTACGGTCGCAGGAATGGCGGTGATATGGGCTGGATCGAGGTCGGGAGCGGGATGCCCGAAATCGAGAAGGCATTGGAGAAGACGAAGAATGGCGAGACCAGCGGCATCATCAAGTCCTCGGACGGATTTCACATCGTGCAGGTCATCGATTTCAGAAAGGGCAGCAAGAAAGCCTTTTCCGAGATTCGCGATCGCCTGACCGAGATTCATCAAGAGAACATGATGCGTTCGTATACCAAGTCGCTGAGAAAGAAGTATCCCGTCGAATGGTCGTTTCGCGGCTCCCGCTAA
- a CDS encoding OmpA family protein, producing MSQKTIAKQVGIALITLAAGSASLSVQAGTGYVQAGSGEYWRGSYGNCVRGGEFTTEGYTEGCDPEPVAVVEEEVIVVPPPSEVMETTVLEADTLFAFDSAKLQEGGEAALDDLAAGIDNMTEVNTISVAGYTDSTGPEDYNMGLSERRAESVKDFLVSKGISADTIETKGYGENDPVADNSTREGRAKNRRAVVAVEGEKVVVQ from the coding sequence ATGAGTCAGAAAACCATAGCAAAACAGGTGGGTATCGCCTTAATCACCCTCGCTGCCGGTTCCGCTTCCCTGTCCGTACAGGCCGGGACGGGATACGTCCAGGCAGGCAGTGGCGAATACTGGCGGGGCAGCTACGGTAACTGCGTCCGTGGTGGCGAATTCACCACAGAGGGTTACACCGAAGGATGCGATCCGGAGCCGGTTGCAGTGGTCGAGGAAGAGGTCATCGTTGTACCGCCGCCTTCTGAGGTGATGGAAACAACCGTCCTGGAAGCCGACACCCTGTTCGCATTCGACAGCGCCAAACTCCAGGAAGGTGGTGAAGCGGCCCTGGACGACCTGGCGGCCGGCATTGACAACATGACCGAGGTCAACACCATCTCGGTCGCCGGTTACACCGACAGCACCGGCCCCGAGGATTACAACATGGGTCTTTCGGAACGTCGCGCTGAGTCCGTGAAGGACTTCCTGGTTTCCAAGGGGATTTCTGCCGACACGATCGAGACGAAGGGTTACGGCGAAAACGATCCCGTTGCCGACAACAGCACCCGGGAAGGCCGTGCCAAGAACCGTCGCGCCGTCGTAGCGGTGGAAGGCGAGAAGGTCGTCGTTCAATAA
- a CDS encoding iron ABC transporter permease, whose translation MRPGARTGLVLLVAGAIGICLIRILIDRDPTGVIGLALPAPEYARYRWVSALNAAIAGVALSVSGLLLQALLRNPLASPYILGVSSGAGLGVMGAFYAAYATGAGDPGVAGSAVPAAAGGLITLGVVYALSQRRGWLDPVSLILIGVVMSTICAAGIMFLQHLVPTGLRGEFTTWLMGYIPEDTPTGSITLAGAATLFGLGLAFSMGRALDIVSLGDDEVRGVGLSLGPTRLLLFTLAGVLAAIAVTLVGPIGFVGLIAPHAARLVLGPAHRALVPGAALCGVILLVGADAARQAIDLGAGRMPPGVFTALIGGPLFIWVLLSQRNLH comes from the coding sequence ATGCGGCCGGGCGCCAGAACGGGACTGGTTCTGCTCGTGGCGGGCGCCATCGGGATCTGCCTGATTCGTATTCTCATCGACCGGGATCCGACCGGGGTCATCGGGCTCGCCCTGCCGGCACCGGAGTACGCGCGTTATCGCTGGGTATCGGCGCTCAATGCCGCGATCGCTGGCGTCGCGCTGTCCGTTTCCGGCTTGCTGCTGCAGGCCCTGCTGAGGAACCCCCTGGCATCGCCTTACATCCTGGGGGTATCCAGCGGTGCGGGGCTCGGTGTCATGGGGGCCTTCTACGCGGCCTACGCAACCGGCGCGGGCGACCCCGGCGTCGCGGGCAGCGCGGTGCCCGCCGCAGCCGGCGGGCTGATCACCCTGGGTGTCGTCTATGCGTTGAGCCAGCGGCGAGGCTGGCTTGATCCCGTGTCGCTGATCCTGATCGGCGTGGTCATGTCCACGATCTGCGCCGCCGGAATCATGTTCCTTCAGCACCTCGTCCCCACGGGACTGCGTGGGGAGTTCACCACCTGGCTGATGGGGTACATTCCCGAGGACACACCGACCGGTTCGATCACCCTGGCCGGTGCGGCGACCCTGTTCGGGCTGGGGCTTGCATTCTCGATGGGGCGCGCACTGGACATCGTCAGCCTGGGTGATGACGAGGTGCGTGGCGTGGGACTCTCGCTCGGGCCGACACGACTGCTCCTGTTCACACTGGCAGGAGTGCTGGCGGCGATTGCCGTGACCCTGGTAGGCCCCATCGGGTTCGTCGGCCTGATCGCCCCCCATGCCGCACGCCTGGTCCTCGGACCCGCACATCGAGCGCTGGTGCCCGGCGCAGCACTGTGCGGCGTCATCCTGCTTGTCGGGGCCGATGCCGCGAGACAGGCCATCGATCTGGGCGCCGGGCGCATGCCGCCCGGGGTCTTCACCGCATTGATCGGCGGGCCGCTGTTCATCTGGGTGCTGCTGTCGCAGCGGAATCTTCATTGA
- a CDS encoding ABC transporter ATP-binding protein, which yields MTVVIQNLQAGYRDRTVLRGIHTSARPGRITVIIGPNAAGKSTLLRCILGSLRPRQGRVLVDGEPSHRIPARHLASRIAWVSQRPRVSAPFTVREIVTLGRYALAPAPGRVEEAIEQLSLRDISDRAWQELSIGQQQRVALARSLAQISPDGHLLLDEPTSAMDLGHVRQALSLMRRIADAGASVICATHDLPLAAGFADAVWVLDDGRLVDNGPVDEAMSPDRLESVFGVPFAWINGPDGQRHLISSVVDLGLQSTRARVNQGTE from the coding sequence ATGACCGTCGTCATTCAGAATCTTCAGGCTGGCTACCGGGACCGGACCGTCCTGCGGGGTATCCACACGAGCGCCCGGCCCGGACGGATCACGGTGATCATCGGCCCCAATGCCGCGGGCAAGTCAACACTGCTGCGCTGTATCCTGGGCTCGCTGCGGCCTCGTCAGGGCCGCGTCCTCGTCGACGGGGAACCCTCGCACCGGATTCCTGCGAGACATTTGGCGAGCCGGATCGCATGGGTGTCTCAGCGACCACGGGTTTCCGCACCGTTCACGGTTCGGGAGATCGTTACACTGGGTCGATATGCCCTGGCGCCCGCCCCCGGTCGCGTCGAGGAGGCGATCGAGCAGCTCTCCCTCCGGGACATCTCCGATCGCGCCTGGCAGGAGCTCTCCATCGGGCAACAGCAGCGCGTGGCGCTTGCCCGGTCGCTTGCGCAGATCTCTCCGGACGGACATCTTCTGCTGGATGAGCCGACCTCCGCCATGGACCTGGGCCATGTCCGCCAGGCGCTGTCGTTGATGCGGCGCATCGCGGACGCCGGCGCGTCAGTGATATGCGCAACCCACGATCTCCCACTCGCCGCGGGCTTCGCAGACGCGGTGTGGGTGCTGGACGACGGCAGACTGGTCGACAACGGTCCGGTCGACGAGGCGATGTCGCCTGATCGTCTGGAGTCGGTCTTCGGTGTCCCCTTCGCCTGGATCAACGGCCCGGACGGCCAACGTCACCTGATCTCCTCGGTCGTTGACCTCGGCCTTCAAAGTACGCGAGCCAGGGTTAATCAGGGTACGGAATGA
- a CDS encoding FAD:protein FMN transferase produces MLKRLTLGGAALIVVALVLATGCDRAGDQRQQTDLHGLTMGTTWSVKVVGPLGPDGGALGQRIQETLDELESRMSTYRDDSELSILNRSDESGWIPVSRELYEVLVSAWEISEASDGAFDATVGPLVDLWGFGPTEGARRVPPDEDIAATRKRVGFTRLRIRGDPPSVRKDVPDLSVDLSAIAKGYAVDRVAAVLDSEGFGDYLVEIGGELRGRGTNRTGVPWRIAIEKPDPGAREVYAIIALDNASVATSGGYRNFFDADDGQIYSHTIDPDTGRPVTHDLASVTVVGASAMRADANATALMVLGPDSGYAYAVREGVAAFFVIKQEGGYRDLATPGFAPYLATPDT; encoded by the coding sequence GTGTTGAAACGACTGACTCTGGGTGGCGCGGCACTGATCGTGGTTGCGTTGGTGCTTGCTACGGGCTGCGATCGTGCAGGAGACCAACGACAGCAGACGGATCTGCATGGACTGACAATGGGCACCACGTGGTCGGTCAAGGTCGTCGGACCGCTCGGACCAGATGGCGGGGCCCTCGGGCAGCGAATTCAGGAGACGCTCGACGAACTGGAGTCACGGATGTCCACCTACCGCGATGACTCGGAACTCTCGATCCTGAACCGCAGCGACGAATCGGGCTGGATCCCGGTATCGCGTGAGTTGTACGAGGTTCTCGTCTCGGCCTGGGAGATCAGCGAGGCAAGCGACGGCGCGTTTGATGCGACCGTCGGACCGCTCGTTGACTTGTGGGGTTTCGGCCCGACCGAGGGCGCTCGCCGCGTACCCCCGGATGAGGACATTGCAGCGACCAGGAAGCGGGTGGGATTCACGCGGTTGCGAATCCGTGGGGATCCGCCCTCTGTTCGCAAGGACGTGCCGGATCTGTCCGTAGACCTCTCTGCGATCGCAAAAGGCTACGCGGTGGATCGGGTCGCGGCCGTGCTAGACAGCGAGGGGTTCGGCGACTACCTCGTCGAGATCGGGGGGGAGCTTCGCGGCAGGGGCACAAACCGCACGGGGGTGCCCTGGCGGATCGCTATCGAGAAACCGGACCCGGGCGCCCGTGAGGTCTACGCAATCATAGCCCTGGACAATGCGAGTGTGGCGACGTCAGGGGGCTACCGGAATTTCTTCGATGCGGATGACGGGCAGATCTATAGCCACACGATCGATCCGGATACGGGACGTCCCGTGACCCATGACCTTGCCTCGGTGACCGTCGTCGGAGCTTCGGCGATGCGGGCCGACGCCAATGCCACGGCCCTGATGGTGCTCGGACCGGACTCGGGCTATGCCTATGCGGTGAGGGAGGGCGTCGCGGCATTCTTCGTGATCAAACAGGAGGGCGGTTACCGAGACCTCGCGACCCCCGGGTTTGCACCTTACCTTGCGACGCCGGATACTTAA
- a CDS encoding bifunctional transaldolase/phosoglucose isomerase — protein MNPLQALHAQGQSIWLDYIRRKLLTGGELSRLIDEDSVTGMTSNPAIFQKAITGSTDYSEAIAALARDESLDAKTLFERLAIEDIRMAADALRGVYEKTSGRDGFVSMEVSPRLANDTDATCVEARRLWNAVGRPNLMIKVPATHEGLPAIETLIGEGINVNATLLFSVEMYRQVAERYLRGLEALVANGGDPARVSSVASFFVSRVDTAVDNAIAERHSGSSGAGGASGLRAPLGRIAIANAKIAYRDSRRIFSGNQWRILESQGAGAQRLLWASTGVKNPAYRDVVYVEELIGPDTVNTMPPATLDAFRDHGEVRVTLEEDVEQAQADVDSLETFGIDLGAITDTLLEDGVRLFVEAFDKLLAAVDAARRDALKPRIDRQVCQLPAELESDLERAFDGWDEEQKICRLWRRDAWLWTGNDEARWMDWLDITSEQIHHLGDLRRLRHMAEGKYFTHAVLLGMGGSSLAPETFARTFGPAPDHPELLIVDSTDPAQIRTVESGIDIARTVFIVSSKSGSTLEPNILYAYFMARAIEALGEKQAPNHFYAITDPGSSLEAVAREKGFRKTFHGKPGIGGRYSALSNFGMVPAALIGMDVTKLLDDTEEMVEACAGCVSRHDNPCLQLGLIMGLSARRGRDKLTIIASPGVAAFGAWLEQLVAESTGKQGKGLIPVDTESLAAPSAYGEDRLFAYLRLDDGPDSKQDAAVDALARAGHPVVRIHIGNRHEMGQEIFRWEIATAVAGSVLGINPFDQPDVEASKIETRKLTEAYARSGSLPEQEPIAKSDGIFLYTDATNAEALANAAGGDDSPDALLAAHLARIGTGDYFALLAYMNRLDEIHERELQAIRHSVRERTRAATCLGYGPRFLHSTGQAHKGGPNSGVFLQLTCDDAEDLPVPGYAYGFGVVKAAQARGDFEVLAERGRRLLRIHLPADTHRGLTQLRAMVERALSA, from the coding sequence ATGAACCCACTTCAGGCCCTGCACGCACAGGGGCAGTCCATCTGGCTCGACTACATCCGGCGCAAGCTGTTGACCGGTGGCGAACTGTCGCGCCTGATCGACGAGGACAGCGTGACGGGTATGACCTCGAACCCGGCTATCTTCCAGAAGGCCATCACCGGCAGCACCGACTACAGCGAGGCGATCGCCGCACTGGCGCGGGACGAATCCCTCGATGCGAAGACACTGTTCGAGCGACTGGCTATCGAGGACATCCGGATGGCCGCCGACGCTTTGCGGGGCGTGTACGAGAAGACCTCGGGTCGCGATGGGTTCGTCAGCATGGAAGTCTCGCCGCGTCTTGCGAACGATACCGACGCCACCTGCGTCGAAGCCCGTCGGCTCTGGAACGCGGTCGGGCGTCCCAACCTGATGATCAAGGTCCCCGCGACCCATGAGGGGTTGCCGGCCATCGAGACCCTTATCGGCGAGGGCATCAACGTCAACGCCACGCTCCTGTTCTCCGTGGAAATGTACCGCCAGGTGGCGGAGCGTTACCTGCGAGGCCTCGAGGCGCTGGTCGCCAACGGCGGCGACCCCGCGCGGGTCTCCAGTGTGGCGAGTTTCTTCGTTTCACGCGTGGATACTGCCGTAGACAACGCCATTGCCGAGCGGCATTCCGGCAGTTCGGGGGCCGGTGGGGCGTCAGGATTGCGGGCCCCGCTCGGACGCATCGCCATCGCCAACGCAAAGATCGCCTACCGCGACAGCAGGAGGATCTTCTCCGGCAATCAATGGCGCATACTTGAATCGCAGGGCGCCGGAGCGCAGCGACTGCTCTGGGCGAGCACCGGCGTGAAGAACCCCGCCTATCGCGATGTCGTCTACGTCGAGGAACTGATCGGTCCCGATACGGTCAACACAATGCCACCGGCAACGCTGGACGCGTTTCGAGACCACGGCGAGGTCCGCGTTACGCTCGAGGAAGACGTCGAACAAGCGCAGGCCGACGTCGACTCACTGGAGACCTTCGGCATAGATCTGGGCGCTATCACCGACACACTGCTCGAAGACGGGGTCCGGTTGTTCGTCGAGGCCTTCGACAAGCTGCTCGCCGCGGTCGACGCGGCGCGCAGGGACGCACTCAAGCCTCGAATCGACAGGCAGGTCTGCCAGCTTCCCGCGGAACTCGAATCCGACCTCGAACGGGCTTTTGACGGCTGGGACGAAGAGCAGAAGATTTGTCGTCTATGGCGGCGCGACGCCTGGCTCTGGACGGGAAACGACGAAGCACGCTGGATGGACTGGCTTGACATCACCAGCGAGCAGATCCACCACCTCGGCGATCTGCGCAGGCTCCGCCACATGGCGGAGGGAAAGTACTTCACCCATGCGGTGCTCCTGGGGATGGGTGGTTCGAGCCTCGCGCCCGAGACATTCGCCAGGACCTTCGGTCCGGCGCCCGACCACCCGGAGCTGCTCATCGTCGACAGCACCGACCCCGCGCAGATCCGTACCGTGGAAAGCGGCATCGATATCGCGCGCACCGTATTCATCGTCTCAAGCAAATCCGGCAGTACACTAGAACCCAATATCCTATACGCCTACTTCATGGCGCGCGCTATCGAGGCCCTCGGTGAGAAGCAGGCGCCGAATCATTTCTATGCGATCACCGATCCGGGTTCCAGTCTCGAAGCGGTCGCCCGCGAGAAAGGGTTCCGCAAGACCTTTCACGGCAAGCCAGGCATCGGCGGGCGTTACTCCGCCCTGTCGAATTTCGGCATGGTGCCGGCCGCCCTGATAGGTATGGACGTCACCAAGTTGCTCGACGATACGGAGGAGATGGTCGAAGCCTGCGCGGGATGCGTTTCCAGGCATGATAATCCTTGTCTCCAGCTCGGACTGATCATGGGCCTGTCTGCCCGACGCGGCAGGGACAAGCTCACCATCATCGCCTCGCCTGGTGTGGCCGCTTTCGGGGCCTGGCTGGAGCAACTGGTGGCGGAATCCACGGGCAAGCAGGGCAAGGGCCTGATCCCCGTCGATACCGAGTCGCTGGCCGCGCCATCGGCCTACGGTGAGGATCGTCTGTTCGCCTACCTGCGACTGGACGACGGTCCGGACTCCAAGCAGGATGCAGCCGTCGACGCCCTCGCCCGAGCCGGACACCCGGTCGTTCGGATCCACATCGGAAACCGGCACGAAATGGGACAGGAAATATTTCGCTGGGAGATCGCCACCGCCGTTGCAGGTTCGGTCCTGGGGATCAACCCTTTCGATCAGCCGGACGTGGAAGCCAGCAAGATCGAGACCAGAAAACTGACCGAGGCCTATGCACGAAGCGGAAGCCTGCCCGAACAGGAACCGATCGCCAAAAGCGACGGTATATTTCTGTATACCGATGCAACCAATGCCGAAGCGCTCGCAAACGCGGCCGGCGGTGACGATTCACCCGATGCCCTGCTCGCCGCGCATCTCGCTCGGATCGGCACGGGCGACTACTTTGCCCTGCTCGCCTATATGAACCGCCTCGACGAGATCCACGAACGCGAGCTTCAGGCTATCCGTCATTCCGTCAGGGAGCGTACCCGGGCGGCCACCTGCCTGGGATACGGCCCCAGATTCTTGCATTCCACGGGGCAGGCCCACAAGGGCGGGCCCAACAGCGGGGTCTTCCTGCAGCTCACCTGCGATGACGCGGAGGACCTTCCGGTGCCCGGCTACGCGTACGGATTCGGTGTCGTCAAGGCAGCTCAGGCCCGGGGCGACTTCGAGGTCCTCGCCGAGAGGGGTCGCAGGTTGCTGCGTATTCATCTGCCCGCCGATACCCATCGGGGGCTCACGCAACTCCGGGCCATGGTCGAACGGGCCCTGTCCGCCTAG
- the gnd gene encoding decarboxylating 6-phosphogluconate dehydrogenase produces MQLGMIGLGRMGANMVKRLMTAGHDCVVYDTNADAVASLEQTGASGARDLDDFVARLEPPRAVWLMVPAAVVDRSIDDLVGRLSAADIIIDGGNSYYKDDIALAARLRKRGIHYIDCGTSGGVWGLERGYCLMIGGESGPVKHLDPIFSALAPGTGDIERTQGREGDASTSEHGYLHCGPSGAGHFVKMVHNGIEYGIMAAYAEGLNILRHANVGKTSHEVDAETTPLREPEAFQYDIDLSEVTEVWRRGSVIASWLLDLTAGALHGDRDLTGYSGRVSDSGEGRWTCLAAIESGTPAHVLTAALYDRFESRGEGDFANKVLSAMRHQFGGHVEKAR; encoded by the coding sequence ATGCAGCTTGGAATGATCGGTCTCGGGCGTATGGGGGCCAATATGGTGAAGCGGCTGATGACAGCGGGACACGACTGCGTGGTGTACGACACGAACGCCGATGCCGTCGCGTCCCTGGAGCAGACGGGCGCCAGTGGTGCGCGCGACCTGGACGATTTCGTCGCCCGTCTTGAACCGCCTCGTGCGGTCTGGCTGATGGTGCCTGCCGCCGTGGTGGACAGATCGATCGACGACCTGGTCGGCCGCCTGTCCGCCGCCGACATCATCATCGACGGCGGAAACAGCTACTACAAGGACGACATTGCACTCGCCGCGCGACTTCGGAAACGCGGAATTCACTATATCGACTGTGGTACGAGTGGCGGTGTCTGGGGGCTAGAACGCGGCTACTGCCTGATGATCGGGGGAGAATCCGGGCCGGTAAAGCACCTCGATCCGATCTTTTCCGCGCTGGCCCCGGGAACCGGTGACATCGAGCGAACACAGGGGCGCGAAGGGGATGCGAGCACGTCCGAACACGGTTACCTGCATTGCGGGCCCTCCGGCGCGGGCCATTTCGTCAAGATGGTCCACAACGGGATCGAGTACGGCATCATGGCCGCCTATGCCGAAGGCCTGAACATACTTCGACACGCCAATGTCGGCAAGACCTCACACGAGGTGGACGCCGAAACCACGCCTTTGCGAGAACCCGAGGCGTTTCAATACGACATTGATCTCTCGGAAGTCACGGAGGTGTGGCGTCGCGGCAGCGTGATCGCCTCCTGGTTACTCGATCTGACCGCCGGCGCACTTCATGGCGACAGGGACCTGACAGGCTATTCCGGCCGGGTCTCGGATTCCGGCGAGGGGCGCTGGACCTGTCTGGCGGCGATCGAATCGGGCACCCCCGCACACGTCCTGACCGCAGCGCTCTATGATCGGTTCGAGTCTCGGGGCGAGGGCGATTTCGCGAACAAGGTCCTCTCCGCCATGCGGCATCAGTTTGGCGGCCACGTCGAGAAGGCCAGATGA
- the zwf gene encoding glucose-6-phosphate dehydrogenase encodes MNDSTTEDPDVSAAPSSVIVIFGGGGDLTKRKLVPALYHLAVQGLLPEAFAVMAVDRAESDDETFRGNLEKYVREFTPQEFSEQTWSALRERIHYSPGDFRDPEAYEKLSTTLDQLCVEKGVSPNYLFYLATPPSFFGIISDQLGAAGLSREPAGAWRRIIIEKPFGRDLQSARALNDQLHQTFQEPQIYRIDHYLGKETVQNILAYRFSNSTVEPIWNHRYIDHVQITVVEDLGVENRAVYYEEAGALRDMIPNHLLAVLSVIAMEPPNSFDADEVRDEQSKVLRAIQPLQPEEVLKYAVRGQYGAGTLQDGSRVPAYRSEPGIDSQSATETYIALRLQIDSWRWAGIPFYIRTGKRMMGRFTEVVVQYRDAPNQLFRDTHRARRLNIAPNRLVLRIQPNEGIGFGFNAKIPGKFNKLGPVQMDFRYRDYFGDEPSTGYETLIYDCLCGDATLFKRADNIESGWSLVQPIIDVWQALPPRDFPNYVSGTWGPSAADDLLAREGRHWINSATPSYR; translated from the coding sequence ATGAACGACAGCACGACGGAAGATCCGGACGTATCCGCCGCGCCATCGTCGGTCATCGTCATCTTCGGGGGCGGAGGTGACCTCACCAAGCGTAAGCTCGTTCCGGCGCTGTATCACCTCGCCGTGCAGGGCCTGTTGCCGGAGGCCTTTGCGGTCATGGCCGTGGATCGTGCGGAGTCGGACGACGAAACATTTCGCGGCAATCTGGAGAAATACGTGCGGGAATTCACACCGCAGGAATTTTCAGAGCAGACTTGGAGCGCCTTGCGTGAACGGATCCATTACAGCCCGGGTGACTTCCGGGATCCCGAGGCGTACGAGAAACTCTCCACGACACTGGATCAGCTCTGCGTCGAAAAGGGCGTCAGTCCCAATTACCTCTTTTACCTCGCCACCCCGCCCAGTTTCTTCGGGATCATATCCGATCAGCTCGGCGCAGCGGGGTTGTCGCGTGAACCTGCGGGGGCGTGGCGGCGGATCATCATCGAGAAGCCCTTCGGGCGGGATCTGCAATCGGCCAGGGCATTGAACGACCAGCTTCATCAAACCTTCCAGGAGCCACAGATCTACCGCATCGACCACTACCTCGGCAAGGAGACGGTACAGAATATCCTGGCCTACCGGTTCAGCAACAGCACCGTCGAGCCGATCTGGAACCACCGCTATATCGATCACGTTCAGATCACCGTCGTGGAAGATCTCGGGGTCGAGAACCGGGCCGTTTACTACGAGGAGGCCGGGGCCCTGCGGGACATGATCCCGAACCATCTGCTCGCAGTACTTTCCGTGATCGCCATGGAACCGCCGAATTCCTTCGACGCCGACGAGGTTCGTGACGAACAGTCTAAGGTACTGCGGGCGATCCAGCCGCTGCAGCCCGAGGAAGTGCTCAAATACGCGGTCCGCGGGCAGTATGGGGCTGGCACATTGCAGGACGGCTCGCGTGTGCCCGCGTATCGCTCGGAACCCGGCATCGACTCACAGTCCGCCACAGAGACCTACATCGCGCTGCGACTGCAGATCGACAGCTGGCGCTGGGCGGGCATCCCCTTCTATATCCGGACCGGCAAGCGAATGATGGGTCGTTTCACCGAAGTCGTGGTGCAGTACCGTGACGCGCCGAACCAGCTTTTCCGTGACACGCATCGGGCGCGCAGACTGAATATCGCCCCCAATCGGCTCGTCCTGCGCATCCAGCCCAACGAGGGAATCGGATTCGGGTTCAACGCCAAGATCCCGGGGAAGTTCAACAAGCTGGGGCCGGTACAGATGGACTTCCGGTACCGCGACTATTTCGGCGATGAACCGAGCACTGGTTACGAGACCCTCATCTACGACTGTCTCTGCGGCGACGCCACCCTGTTCAAGCGGGCCGACAACATCGAGTCGGGCTGGTCGCTGGTTCAGCCCATCATCGACGTCTGGCAGGCCCTGCCGCCGCGTGATTTCCCCAACTATGTTTCCGGAACCTGGGGTCCATCGGCGGCGGACGACCTCCTCGCCCGCGAAGGTCGCCACTGGATCAACAGCGCGACACCTAGCTATCGCTAG